From Camelus dromedarius isolate mCamDro1 chromosome 12, mCamDro1.pat, whole genome shotgun sequence, the proteins below share one genomic window:
- the SLC22A11 gene encoding solute carrier family 22 member 11 isoform X2, producing MAFTELLEQAGGVGLFQALQALTLLLLSVWVPFQFLVENFSAAVPGHRCWAHVLDNGSGAPANLTPEALLAVSIPLGSNREPHQCLRFRQPQWQLLDPNATATNWSEAATEPCVDGWVYNRSTFTSTIVTEWDLVCDHQSLKPLGQSIYMAGTMLGSIAWGLLSHRLGRKPILSWCCLQVAVANISTIAAPSFLVYCGLRFLNALGLAGIILTSMTLMVEWTTTCKRAITMTMLGCSYSIGQTALGGMAFALRDWRALQLAVSVPFFVIFLMSWWLPESARWLIIMGKPDQALQELKKVARINGHKEAQKTLTIEVLMSRMEEELASTKARQSVLDLFRVPALRWRSCSLLVVKFADPACGLRCAGKRMFWHKLNLPHGLQAGTLPNFTADDSRRLPAFSNLAGVCDGPPDQDDPPGPAPAARDFLRCPPHCFQPHCPLPPGDPGTSTPGHHPGPGETEIGGSPGQPARGSRCRKHQVLEILPAGVLLANWCLL from the exons ATGGCATTCACCGAGCTCTTGGAGCAAGCTGGGGGCGTGGGCCTCTTCCAGGCCCTACAggccctcaccctcctcctcctttctgtctGGGTCCCCTTCCAATTTCTTGTGGAGAACTTTTCGGCTGCAGTCCCAGGCCACCGCTGCTGGGCTCACGTGCTGGACAATGGCTCTGGGGCCCCTGCAAACCTCACCCCCGAGGCCCTCTTGGCCGTCTCCATCCCACTGGGCTCCAACCGTGAGCCCCACCAGTGCCTGCGCTTCCGCCAACCGCAGTGGCAGCTCCTGGACCCCAACGCCACGGCCACCAACTGGAGTGAGGCTGCCACAGAGCCGTGTGTGGACGGTTGGGTCTACAACCGCAGCACCTTCACATCCACCATCGTGACGGAG TGGGACCTGGTGTGTGACCACCAGAGCCTGAAGCCCCTAGGCCAGTCCATCTACATGGCCGGGACCATGTTGGGGTCCATCGCCTGGGGCCTCCTCTCCCACCG GCTTGGGCGGAAGCCAATACTGAGCTGGTGCTGCCTTCAGGTGGCCGTGGCCAACATCAGCACCATCGCTGCCCCCAGTTTCCTTGTCTACTGTGGTCTCCGATTTTTGAATGCTTTGGGTTTGGCTGGCATCATCTTGACCTCAATGACGCTCA TGGTGGAGTGGACCACGACCTGCAAGAGGGCCATCACCATGACAATGCTGGGATGCAGCTACAGCATAGGCCAGACGGCCCTGGGCGGCATGGCCTTTGCCCTGCGGGACTGGCGAGCCCTCCAGCTGGCCGTGTCTGTGCCCTTCTTTGTCATCTTCCTGATGTCCTG GTGGCTGCCAGAATCTGCCCGATGGCTGATTATCATGGGCAAACCAGATCAAGCCCTTCAGGAACTCAAAAAGGTGGCCAGAATAAATGGCCACAAGGAAGCCCAAAAGACACTGACCATAGAG GTGCTGATGTCCAGAATGGAGGAGGAGCTGGCCTCCACCAAGGCCCGCCAGTCAGTGCTGGACCTGTTCCGAGTGCCCGCGCTCCGCTGGAGAAGCTGCAGCCTGCTGGTGGTGAA ATTTGCAGACCCTGCGTGTGGTCTTCGCTGTGCTGGGAAAAGGATGTTTTGGCATAAGCTTAACCTGCCTCATGGTCTACAAGCCGGAACTCTTCCCAACTTCACTGCG GATGACAGCAGAAGGCTTCCTGCATTCAGCAACTTGGCTGGGGTCTGTGATGGGCCCCCTGATCAGGATGACCCGCCAGGTCCTGCCCCTGCTGCCCGCGATTTCCTACGGTGTCCTCCCCACTGCTTCCAGCCTCATTGTCCTCTTCCTCCCGGAGACCCGGGGACTTCCACTCCCGGACACCATCCAGGACCTGGAGAGACA GAGATCGGTGGCAGCCCCGGGCAGCCAGCAAGAGGAAGTCGTTGCAGAAAGCACCAGGTTCTAGAAATTCTGCCTGCGGGAGTCCTTTTGGCCAACTGGTGTCTTCTGTGA
- the SLC22A11 gene encoding solute carrier family 22 member 11 isoform X3 — MAFTELLEQAGGVGLFQALQALTLLLLSVWVPFQFLVENFSAAVPGHRCWAHVLDNGSGAPANLTPEALLAVSIPLGSNREPHQCLRFRQPQWQLLDPNATATNWSEAATEPCVDGWVYNRSTFTSTIVTEAWAEANTELVLPSGGRGQHQHHRCPQFPCLLWSPIFECFGFGWHHLDLNDAHGGVDHDLQEGHHHDNAGMQLQHRPDGPGRHGLCPAGLASPPAGRVCALLCHLPDVLVAARICPMADYHGQTRSSPSGTQKGGQNKWPQGSPKDTDHRGADVQNGGGAGLHQGPPVSAGPVPSARAPLEKLQPAGGEVLFGAVDFLARTTTTFLLRFFGRRTTLAGFLAMAGLAILTNMLVPQDLQTLRVVFAVLGKGCFGISLTCLMVYKPELFPTSLRMTAEGFLHSATWLGSVMGPLIRMTRQVLPLLPAISYGVLPTASSLIVLFLPETRGLPLPDTIQDLERQRSVAAPGSQQEEVVAESTRF, encoded by the exons ATGGCATTCACCGAGCTCTTGGAGCAAGCTGGGGGCGTGGGCCTCTTCCAGGCCCTACAggccctcaccctcctcctcctttctgtctGGGTCCCCTTCCAATTTCTTGTGGAGAACTTTTCGGCTGCAGTCCCAGGCCACCGCTGCTGGGCTCACGTGCTGGACAATGGCTCTGGGGCCCCTGCAAACCTCACCCCCGAGGCCCTCTTGGCCGTCTCCATCCCACTGGGCTCCAACCGTGAGCCCCACCAGTGCCTGCGCTTCCGCCAACCGCAGTGGCAGCTCCTGGACCCCAACGCCACGGCCACCAACTGGAGTGAGGCTGCCACAGAGCCGTGTGTGGACGGTTGGGTCTACAACCGCAGCACCTTCACATCCACCATCGTGACGGAG GCTTGGGCGGAAGCCAATACTGAGCTGGTGCTGCCTTCAGGTGGCCGTGGCCAACATCAGCACCATCGCTGCCCCCAGTTTCCTTGTCTACTGTGGTCTCCGATTTTTGAATGCTTTGGGTTTGGCTGGCATCATCTTGACCTCAATGACGCTCA TGGTGGAGTGGACCACGACCTGCAAGAGGGCCATCACCATGACAATGCTGGGATGCAGCTACAGCATAGGCCAGACGGCCCTGGGCGGCATGGCCTTTGCCCTGCGGGACTGGCGAGCCCTCCAGCTGGCCGTGTCTGTGCCCTTCTTTGTCATCTTCCTGATGTCCTG GTGGCTGCCAGAATCTGCCCGATGGCTGATTATCATGGGCAAACCAGATCAAGCCCTTCAGGAACTCAAAAAGGTGGCCAGAATAAATGGCCACAAGGAAGCCCAAAAGACACTGACCATAGAG GTGCTGATGTCCAGAATGGAGGAGGAGCTGGCCTCCACCAAGGCCCGCCAGTCAGTGCTGGACCTGTTCCGAGTGCCCGCGCTCCGCTGGAGAAGCTGCAGCCTGCTGGTGGTGAA GTCCTCTTCGGAGCCGTGGACTTCCTGGCCCGGACCACCACCACCTTCCTGCTCAGGTTCTTCGGCCGCCGCACAACCCTGGCCGGCTTCCTGGCCATGGCTGGCCTCGCCATCCTGACCAACATGCTTGTCCCACAAG ATTTGCAGACCCTGCGTGTGGTCTTCGCTGTGCTGGGAAAAGGATGTTTTGGCATAAGCTTAACCTGCCTCATGGTCTACAAGCCGGAACTCTTCCCAACTTCACTGCG GATGACAGCAGAAGGCTTCCTGCATTCAGCAACTTGGCTGGGGTCTGTGATGGGCCCCCTGATCAGGATGACCCGCCAGGTCCTGCCCCTGCTGCCCGCGATTTCCTACGGTGTCCTCCCCACTGCTTCCAGCCTCATTGTCCTCTTCCTCCCGGAGACCCGGGGACTTCCACTCCCGGACACCATCCAGGACCTGGAGAGACA GAGATCGGTGGCAGCCCCGGGCAGCCAGCAAGAGGAAGTCGTTGCAGAAAGCACCAGGTTCTAG
- the SLC22A11 gene encoding solute carrier family 22 member 11 isoform X1, giving the protein MAFTELLEQAGGVGLFQALQALTLLLLSVWVPFQFLVENFSAAVPGHRCWAHVLDNGSGAPANLTPEALLAVSIPLGSNREPHQCLRFRQPQWQLLDPNATATNWSEAATEPCVDGWVYNRSTFTSTIVTEWDLVCDHQSLKPLGQSIYMAGTMLGSIAWGLLSHRLGRKPILSWCCLQVAVANISTIAAPSFLVYCGLRFLNALGLAGIILTSMTLMVEWTTTCKRAITMTMLGCSYSIGQTALGGMAFALRDWRALQLAVSVPFFVIFLMSWWLPESARWLIIMGKPDQALQELKKVARINGHKEAQKTLTIEVLMSRMEEELASTKARQSVLDLFRVPALRWRSCSLLVVNFSLSFSYYGLFLDLQNLGSDIFLLQVLFGAVDFLARTTTTFLLRFFGRRTTLAGFLAMAGLAILTNMLVPQDLQTLRVVFAVLGKGCFGISLTCLMVYKPELFPTSLRMTAEGFLHSATWLGSVMGPLIRMTRQVLPLLPAISYGVLPTASSLIVLFLPETRGLPLPDTIQDLERQRSVAAPGSQQEEVVAESTRF; this is encoded by the exons ATGGCATTCACCGAGCTCTTGGAGCAAGCTGGGGGCGTGGGCCTCTTCCAGGCCCTACAggccctcaccctcctcctcctttctgtctGGGTCCCCTTCCAATTTCTTGTGGAGAACTTTTCGGCTGCAGTCCCAGGCCACCGCTGCTGGGCTCACGTGCTGGACAATGGCTCTGGGGCCCCTGCAAACCTCACCCCCGAGGCCCTCTTGGCCGTCTCCATCCCACTGGGCTCCAACCGTGAGCCCCACCAGTGCCTGCGCTTCCGCCAACCGCAGTGGCAGCTCCTGGACCCCAACGCCACGGCCACCAACTGGAGTGAGGCTGCCACAGAGCCGTGTGTGGACGGTTGGGTCTACAACCGCAGCACCTTCACATCCACCATCGTGACGGAG TGGGACCTGGTGTGTGACCACCAGAGCCTGAAGCCCCTAGGCCAGTCCATCTACATGGCCGGGACCATGTTGGGGTCCATCGCCTGGGGCCTCCTCTCCCACCG GCTTGGGCGGAAGCCAATACTGAGCTGGTGCTGCCTTCAGGTGGCCGTGGCCAACATCAGCACCATCGCTGCCCCCAGTTTCCTTGTCTACTGTGGTCTCCGATTTTTGAATGCTTTGGGTTTGGCTGGCATCATCTTGACCTCAATGACGCTCA TGGTGGAGTGGACCACGACCTGCAAGAGGGCCATCACCATGACAATGCTGGGATGCAGCTACAGCATAGGCCAGACGGCCCTGGGCGGCATGGCCTTTGCCCTGCGGGACTGGCGAGCCCTCCAGCTGGCCGTGTCTGTGCCCTTCTTTGTCATCTTCCTGATGTCCTG GTGGCTGCCAGAATCTGCCCGATGGCTGATTATCATGGGCAAACCAGATCAAGCCCTTCAGGAACTCAAAAAGGTGGCCAGAATAAATGGCCACAAGGAAGCCCAAAAGACACTGACCATAGAG GTGCTGATGTCCAGAATGGAGGAGGAGCTGGCCTCCACCAAGGCCCGCCAGTCAGTGCTGGACCTGTTCCGAGTGCCCGCGCTCCGCTGGAGAAGCTGCAGCCTGCTGGTGGTGAA cttctccctctccttctcctacTACGGGCTGTTCCTCGACCTGCAGAACCTGGGGAGTGACATCTTCCTCCTCCAGGTCCTCTTCGGAGCCGTGGACTTCCTGGCCCGGACCACCACCACCTTCCTGCTCAGGTTCTTCGGCCGCCGCACAACCCTGGCCGGCTTCCTGGCCATGGCTGGCCTCGCCATCCTGACCAACATGCTTGTCCCACAAG ATTTGCAGACCCTGCGTGTGGTCTTCGCTGTGCTGGGAAAAGGATGTTTTGGCATAAGCTTAACCTGCCTCATGGTCTACAAGCCGGAACTCTTCCCAACTTCACTGCG GATGACAGCAGAAGGCTTCCTGCATTCAGCAACTTGGCTGGGGTCTGTGATGGGCCCCCTGATCAGGATGACCCGCCAGGTCCTGCCCCTGCTGCCCGCGATTTCCTACGGTGTCCTCCCCACTGCTTCCAGCCTCATTGTCCTCTTCCTCCCGGAGACCCGGGGACTTCCACTCCCGGACACCATCCAGGACCTGGAGAGACA GAGATCGGTGGCAGCCCCGGGCAGCCAGCAAGAGGAAGTCGTTGCAGAAAGCACCAGGTTCTAG